In the genome of Bacteroidota bacterium, one region contains:
- a CDS encoding enoyl-CoA hydratase-related protein: protein SFDGGFGASYLARIVGQKKAREIWFLCDQYNAEEALDMGLINKVVPLEDLEKTTVEWCKKIQRKSPLAIRLLKSAFNAELDGQAGIQELAGNATLLYYLSDEAKEGKNAFLEKRNPDFSKFPKFP from the coding sequence GTAGCTTTGACGGTGGATTTGGTGCTTCGTATCTTGCACGAATAGTAGGACAAAAAAAAGCAAGGGAAATTTGGTTTTTATGTGATCAGTACAATGCCGAAGAAGCACTTGATATGGGTTTGATAAATAAAGTTGTTCCTCTTGAAGATTTGGAAAAAACAACAGTAGAATGGTGTAAAAAAATACAAAGGAAAAGTCCTCTGGCAATTCGTCTTTTAAAATCTGCTTTTAATGCAGAGCTTGACGGACAAGCAGGTATTCAAGAACTTGCAGGAAATGCTACATTACTTTATTATCTTTCTGATGAAGCAAAAGAAGGTAAAAATGCTTTCCTTGAAAAACGAAACCCTGATTTTTCAAAATTTCCTAAATTTCCGTAG